CGGTGAGACCGAGGAGAATGGTGATCACGTCGATGAACGGATCCCTCGCCGTCTTGGCGAGCCGCTCCGTCACGCCGCATTCCTTCAGCAGGTTGCCGAAGAAGAGCATCCCCAGAAGGGGGATCGAGCCGGGGGCGAGGCACGCGGTGAGCACGAAGGCGATGACCGGAAAGATGATCCTCGTCCGCTTGCTCACCGGTTTGGTCGGCTTCATCCGAATGAGCCGCTCCTTCTTGGTGGTGAGCAGTTTGATGATGGGCGGTTGAATCACCGGCACCAGGGCCATGTAGGAATAGGCCGCCACGGCGATCGCGCCGAGGAGGTGCGGCGCGAGCTGCGAGGAGAGGAAGATCGCCGTCGGGCCGTCGGCGCCCCCGATGATCCCGATGGACGCCGCCTCCCGCACCCCGAAACCGAGATAGAGGGAACCGATGAAGGTGATGAAGATCCCCGCCTGCGCGGCCGCGCCGAGCAGGATCAGTCGCGGGTTGGAGAGCATGGCGGAGAAGTCGGTCATCGCGCCGATGCCGAGGAAGATGAGCGGCGGGTACCAACCCTGGGTCACGCCCTTATAAAGGATCTGCAGGACCGAGCCTTCCTCGTAGATGCTGAGGCGCATCCCGTCCACGAAAGGGATGTTCCCCACAAGCATGCCGAAACCGATCGGCACGAGGAGCAGCGGCTCGTAATCCTTGGCCACCGCGAGGTAGAGAAAAAAGCAGCCCACGGCCATCATCACGAGGTTCCCGAGAGAGAACGTCCCGATCGCGTTGGCCGCGAAGAATTGGGCGAGCATGTCCATGGCGTTGGGTCCCGCGCGGTCTTCCCGCTATTCGAAAACGACGAGCGTCTGGCCTTCCCGAACCGTGTCGCCGGCGGCGACCTCCACCGAGCGGATCCGTCCGGCGCCGGGGGCGACGATGCTGGTGTTCATCTTCATCGCCTCGATGACCAGGAGCGCGTCACCCGCCTTCACGTTGTCGCCCGGCTTGCTTTTCACCTCGACCACGGTGCCGGCGATCGGCGAGGCGACGGTGCTCGTGTCGCCCGGCTTGGGCGCTTGGGCCGCCGGAGTCGCGGAGGGCTTGAGGGGCTTGGGGACGGATGCCGGCGGCGCGGTCTGCGCCTTGGGCGAGGCGGTCTGCACGTGGGGCAGGGGCGCGAGAGAGGTGAACCCCTCGCCGGGATCGAGCACCTCCACCTCCACCTCATAAGCCACACCGTGCACGGTGATTTTGAGCTTCATCGATCCTCTCCGGTTTGCGGGCGCGCCGGCGGCGCGGCCCCTTCACAGGCCCGGCGCCTCACTGCGGCGGCTGGGGTCTGCGTACGAGTACGTGCGATCCCTGCAGGGTCGCGCGCCCCTGACTCGACCAGGGGCTGCTCGGCGAATCCACGGAGAGAAGCCGGCGGACCGAGCGGATCCGGTGGCGACCTCCGACGATGGTGGCTACCGCGGCGGCGATGAGGACCACCGTGACGGTGTCCAGGTTCTGCTGTTTATCGAGGGCGGCGGAGGCTTGGCGTTCCTCACGATCCTGCCAGCCCCGGTCGATCCGGCGCACCAGCGAGACGACCAGCGTGATCAGGACCTGCACCATGAACACGATGCCGAGCCCGACCAGCGCGAGTGTGAGGTTGCCGTTCATGCCGTCCGTCTCCGGAAAAACCGCCCGCCCGCCGGGGATCAGAGCGGGATCAGTCCGTGCTTCTTCTGGGGCCGCAGCTCTCTCTTGGCGCGGAGCACTTCCAGGGAAGCGGCCAAATACACGCGGGTGTCCGCCGGTTCGATGATGTCGTCCACCATTCCCCGGGACGCCGCCACATAGGGATTGGAGAACGTCTCCCGGTACTCCTGCACCCGCCGGTTCCGCTCCGCCCTCGGGTCCTCCGCTTCTTCGATCTCCTTGCGGTAAAGGATGTTCACCGCCCCCTCGGCGCCCATGACCGCGATTTCCGCGGTCGGCCAGGCGCAGATCCGGTCGGCGCCCATGTCCTTGGAACACATGGCGAGGAAGGAGCCGCCGTAGGCCTTGCGAACCACCACGGTCATCTTCGGCACCGTGGCGGAGGAGTAGGCGAAGAGCATCTTGGCGCCGTGCCGAATGATGCCGCCGTACTCCTGCTGCAGCCCGGGCAGGAAGCCGGGCACGTCCACGAAGGTGATCAGCGGGATGTTGAAGGCGTTGCAGAAACGAATGAAGCTCGAACCCTTGCAGGATGAATCGATGTCGAGAACGCCCGCCTTGTGCATCGGCTGGTTGGCGATCACGCCGACGGTCCGGCCCTCGAGCCGCGCGAAACCGACGAGCAGGTTGGGCGCGAAGGAGGCGTGGACCTCCAGAAAATCGCCCCGGTCCACGACGCGCCCGATCACCTCGTGCATGTCGTAGGGCTCGCGCGGATTCGCGGGGACGACCGTGTTGAGCGATTCGTCGGCGGCGACTTCCTCCTCGTGCAGCTCCCGGTAGAAGGGCGGATCCTCGGTGTTGTTGCTCGGCAGGAAGGAGAGGAGCCTGCGGGTGAGGGCGATGGCGTCCTCGTCGTCCTCGGCGACGAAATGGGCGACGCCGCTCAAACGGCTCGTGGTCTCCACGCCGCCGAGTTCCTCCGCCGTCACCTGCTCGCCGGTCACCTCGCTGATCACCTTCGGCCCGGTGATGAACATCTGCCCCGTGCCCCGCACCTGGATGACGAAATCGGTGAGCGCCGGCGAGTAGGCCGCGCCTCCCGCGCAGGGACCGGCGATGATGCTGATCTGGGGGACCACGCCGGAAAGGAGCACGTTCCTGTAGAAGATGCCGCCGTACCCGGAGAGGCTGTCGATCCCCTCCTGGATGCGGGCGCCGCCGCTGTCGTTGATGAAAATGAACGGGTCGCCGGTTTTGAGCGCCGCGTCCATCACCGCCTGGATCTTGAGGGCGTGGGTCATCCCCACCGAGCCGCCGGCGACGGTGAAATCCTGGCTCACCGCGTAGACCGGCCGCCCCTCGACGACGCCGAACCCGGTAACCGCCCCCTCGCCGGGCATCTCCTTCCCCGCCATTCCGAAGTGCATGCACTGGTGTTTAATGAAGAGGTAGGACTCCTGAAAAGTGTCCGGGTCGTAGAGCAGCGCGAGCCGCTCCCGGGCGGTGAGTTTGCCGGCCGCGTGATGTTTCTCAATTCGCTTCGCCCCGCCTCCCTGGTAGAGACGTGCGCGCATCTCATTGAGTTTTTTGATCTTGTCTTCGTTCATCGGGTCCTCGGGTTACCTCGCACGAACTATTGATTATGCCAAAAAAGAGGGGGAAAAGTCATCCGCTGTATCGGCAAGGAGCGAAAAAAGAGGAGCCCGGAGGCGGAGATGCCGGGGCGGGTTGACCGGCGGCGGGCGCCGCGGATACCATGCGGGTGCGACGCCGGCGCCCCCCGACCGATCGAAAGAGAGGAGAATGGTCATGCGGATCGTCCTGTTCGATATCGACGGCACCCTGCTGCTCTCCGGAGGCGCCGGGCTCAGGGCGCTGAATCGCGCCTGGGAGGAAATCTTCGGCCACCCGGGGGCGATGAACGATATCCGGCCGGACGGGATGACCGACGGCGCGATCATCGCCGAGATGGGGCGACGGCGGATGGGGCGGCCGCCGACGGCGGAGGAGGAAGGATTGGTGGAGAAGCTCTACCTCCGCTACTTGGAGGATGAACTCCCCCGCTCCGAGGGATATCGCCTGATGCCGGGCGTGACGGAGTTGCTGAAACGCCTCTCCGGCGAGGAGGACCTTCTGCTCGGTCTGGTGACGGGCAACTTCGAGCCCGCTTCGCGGCTCAAACTGCGCCGCGGCGCCCTGGAGGGTTTCTTCCGCTTCGGCGGTTACGCCACCGACTCCTTCGATCGCATGGAACTGACGCGGATCGGCATCGAGAGGGGCCGCGCCCTGGCCGGCGCGCCGGTGCCGGACCGCGCGGTTTTCCTCGTCGGCGACACGGTGCACGACGTGCGCTGCGGCCGCGCCTCCGGCGCGCGGGTCGTCGCCGTCGCCACCGGCTCCACGCCGGCGGAAACGCTCCGCGCCGAGGGCCCGGAGCATGTCCTCCCCGATCTCACCGACACGGAGCGCGTCGCCGGCATCCTGCGGGGCTGACCCGTAGGAGCGGCCCGCCCGAACGCCCTTGCCCGGCCGCTCCCGGCGCTGCTATTCTCGGGCATTCGATCCGAGGTGCGGAAAAGATGAAGAATCGCTTCAACTGGGTTTTCGAGCTTCTCAAGGCGGCCTACCGGGGCGCTCAGGCGGAGTATCTGCGGCGGACCGACGCGGAGAGGGATCGGGAGGCGCTCTACCGAAATCTGCGCGCTGCGCTCGCGGAGACCGAGGAGCGGCGCGGCGAGTTCCCCGGCGTGGACCAGTACGACCTTTTCTTGGACGAGTACGCGCGAATTCTCCGGGACGTGCTCGACCGGGCGCCGGCCGAGACGGACCTGGAACCGCTCCTCGCCGAGGGGTGGCGCCGGTTCACCGCCTTGGAAGACGAAATCCGTATACGTCTTAAATAACAATCGCGGCGCTCCGGACGAACCGCGGCGCGGTGCGCGGGCGACCGGTCCGCCCCGATTTCTCCGCAGGAACACCCGGGAGGTGGCTTCATGGCGCGAAGAACGATCCGCGTCGGCGTCCTCTTCGGCGGACAGTCGAGCGAGCACGAGGTCTCCCTCGCGTCGGCCCATTCGGTGATGCGGGCTCTCGAGGCGTGCGACGATTTCGAGGTGGTCCCCATCGGGATCACCCGGAGCGGCCGCTGGTTGGTCGGCGCCGAAGCCCATCCCGCCTTGATCGCGCAGGCCAAGGTCCGCCTCGGCGAGCCGCCGCCGCCCCCCCGGGACATCTCCCGCGGCGCCGAGCCGGTGGCGCTCCTGCCGGACGGCGGCGAGCGCGCGCTCCTGCCGATCCGCGAGGGAGGGGAGGCGCGGCCGGTGGACGTGATCTTCCCGGTGCTCCACGGTCCCAAAGGGGAAGACGGCACGGTGCAGGGCTTCCTCGAACTGGCCGGCATTCCCTACGTCGGGAGCGGCGTCGCGGCCTCGGCGGTGGGGATGGACAAGGATCTGATGAAGAGGCTCTTCCGCGACGCCGGGCTCCGGACGGCGGAGTGGATCACGGTGCGCAAGGGGCGCTGGAAGGAAGACCGGGAAACGGTCCTCCGGGAGGCGTCCCGGATCGGCTTTCCCTGTTTCGTCAAGCCGGCGAATCTCGGGTCCAGCGTGGGGATCGGCAAGGCGAAGGACGGGGACGGCCTCGCGCGGGCGATCGACGAGGCCGCTCTTTACGACCTCAAGATTCTTGTGGAACGGGCGGTCGACGCGCGGGAGATCGAGTGCAGCGTGCTCGGCAACGACGACCCGCGGGCGTCCGTGCCGGGCGAGGTGGTGTCGAACCGGGAGTTCTACGATTACCGCGCCAAGTACATCGACGGCGCCTCGCGGCTGCTCATCCCGGCGCCGATCCCGCCGGAGACCGCCGAGGAGGTGCGCCGCGTTTCGGTAGAGGCCTTCCGGACGCTCGACTGCGCCGGCATGGCGCGGGTCGACTTTTTTCTCGACCGGGGAACGGGCGAACTCTACATCAACGAGCTGAACACGATCCCCGGCTTCACGTCGATCAGCATGTACAACAAGCTGTGGGAAGCGAGCGGCGTCGGCTACACCGAACTGGTGGTGCGCCTCGTGCAACTCGCCCTCGAACGATACCGGGAGCGGAAGGACCTCGATCTGTCGCCGCGCATCGGAGAAGCGGACGGGGAGGAATCGGCATGACGCCCGCCGCCGCGCCGGCGCCCCGAACGATCGCCGCCGAGGCGCTCGCCCGGATCCGCTCCCTCGCCGATCCGAAGCGCGCCGAGTCGAACCAGCGCTTCTTCAAGGAGCCGGTTCCGATGTACGGCCTGGACGCGAAGACGATCCGCACGATCACCCGGGAAACGGCGTCGCGCGTGAAGGGCGCCTGGACGGTCCGGGAAACGGTTCGTTTCGTCGACGCGATGGTCCGGGATCCCCGCTGGGAAGCGCGCGCCGTCGCCTATCTGATGCTCGAGCGCCACGCGAAGGACGCGGGGCCGGAGCTGCTCCCGGCGGTCCGCCGCTGGCTGGAGAAGAGCTGCGGCAACTGGGCGGCCGTGGATACTCTGGCGCCGTCGGTGCTCGCGCCCCTCCTCGACCGCCATCCGGAGCTGATCGGCGAAGTGACCGCCTGGACGGACTCACCGAACCTCTGGCTCCGGCGCGGCGCCGCGGTCGCCTTCGTCCCCCTCGCGCGCAAGGGCCGCCGTCTGAACGAGGCGTACCGGGTCGCCGGCCGCCTCCTCGGCGACGACGAAGACTTGATGCACAAAGCGGTCGGCTGGCTCCTCCGGGAAGCGGGGCGAACGGACCGGCCCCGATTGGAGGCTTGGCTTCGAAAGAAGGGCCCGCGCATCCCCCGCACCTCCCTCCGCTACGCCATCGAACATTTCCCCGAAACGCGGCGGAAGGCGCTCCTCCGGGACACCCGGCCGCGGTAGGTGGAATTCCGCCTCCCGCCCGTCTATATTGAGAATGAAACCGCTTCTCGATCGTGGACCCCGAACCGGATTCGAGGTGAACCATGCTCAAACCGACTTATCCTTTTTACCTCGCGAACGAGCCGATGGAGCCGAATCACGACCTCGTCGTGACGGATAAGTATTCCGGAGAGACGGCGGCGCGGGTCGCCCTGGCCGACGCGAAGCACATCGACCGCGGAATCGCCGCGGCGGTGGAGGCGGCGGCGCCGATGCGCCGCATGCCCGCCTACGAGAGGCAGGAGGTCCTGAACCACTGCGTCGCCCGCTTCCGCGAGCGCGCCGACGAACTCGCCCACGCCCTGTGCGTCGAGGCGGGAAAGCCGATTCGCGACGCCCGCGGCGAGGTTTCGCGCCTGATCGACACATTCCGCTACGCGGCCGAGGAGTCGGTGCGCGTGACCGGCGAGGTGATGGAGATGGAGATCGGACCCCGCGTCAAAGGGTACGCGGGCATGTGGAAGCGGGTCCCTATCGGCCCCTGCTCGTTCATTTCGCCCTTCAACTTTCCACTGAATCTCGTCGCCCACAAGGTGGCGCCCGCCCTCGCCGTCGGCTGCCCCTTCGTGCTGAAGCCGGCGAGCCACACCCCCATCGGCGCCCTCATCATCGGCGAGATCCTCGCCGAGACCTCCCTGCCGAAGGGCGCCTTTTCCGTCCTTCCCTGCCGCCGCGACGGCGCGAACCTCTTCACCGAGGACGACCGCCTCAAGCTGCTCAGCTTCACCGGCTCCCCGGAGGTCGGCTGGGCGCTGAAGGCAAAGGCGGGAAAGAAGAAGGTGGTGCTCGAGCTGGGGGGAAACGCCGCGGTGATCGTCGACCAAGACGCCGACATCGACGACGTGATCGACCGGGTCATCGTGGGCGCATTCTATCAGTCCGGCCAGAGCTGCATCAGCGTGCAACGCATCCTGGTCCACGAGTCGCTCTACGACGCGCTCAAGGACAAACTCGTCGCCGCGACGAAGAAGCTGAGGATGGGAGACCCGAAGGAGGAGGAGACCTTCATCGGGCCGATGATCTCCCTCAAGGAGGCGGAACGCCTTCACGGCTGGATCCTCGCGGCGAAGGAGCGGGGCGCCCGCGTCCTCTGCGGCGGGAACCGGAAGGGGGCGATGCTCGAGGCGACCCTCATGGAGGACGTCCCCAAGAGCGAGAATGTCTGCACCCAAGAAGCCTTCGGACCCCTGGCGGTGCTCTCCCGTTTTCGCGGCTTCGACGAGGCGCTCGCCGAGGTGAACGACAGCGACTTCGGGCTGCAGGCGGGTATCTTTACGCGGGACCTCTTCAAGGCGCACAAAGCCTGGGAGGAACTGGAAGTGGGAGGCGTGGTGATAGGCGACGTCCCCAGCTGGCGCGTGGACCACATGCCCTACGGCGGCGTGAAGGAGAGCGGCCTCGGCCGCGAGGGGATCCGCTTCGCCATGGAGGACATGAGCGAGATCCGCCTCCTGGCGATCCGCGGCGCGCGGTAGGAAAGGAAGAGAAAAGGAACCTCTCGCGAAGGCGCCGATGCGCGAAGGGAGCAGCATCCGGACCCTGGCCCCGAAGGGAGGAGCGGCGGGGGAAGGGGGAATCCGATTTCGATTTCGATTTCGATACCGATGCCGATAGCGACAAAGGCACCCCCATCTTGCACCGAAGGCTTTCTCTCTCCCTACTCCCGGGCGGAATCCCGCACCGCGTCGAGCGCCCTCTGCGCGCCCGGCGTCGGCACGATGCCGCAGCCGGAGGCGGGGCGCACCCTCCAACCATCGCCGCGCCGGACGACCTCGATCCAGAACCCCTGGTGAAGCGTCTCCTCCACCACGTAGACGCGCAGCATCGCCCTCTCCCGGACCGGATCGAAGAGGAAGTCCTTGAACTCGACGGTGACATCGCCGCGAACTCCCTCCGGCGCGAACCGCTCCGGGTCGAAACGCTTCAACGTGTGCACCCGCAATTCGATCTCCTCCTTCGCCGGCACGACGATCTCCTCCCTCTTGCGGAGGGTGAGGTCGTAGAATTCGGTCCGGCCCGTCTCGCGCCACTTCCTCTCGTACTTCGTGTCGAACCCGGGCGGAATCGCCTGCCACTCCGCCTCGAACCCGGCGCCCGGCGTCTGCTCCAACACCCAATCGAGGAAGTCGTGGTGGTCGGTCACCACGCGCACCTCCCCTTCCGGCGCGAGCCGTCCATTCAACAGCCGCAGAAACTCATTCGAGAAAAGGCGGTGTTTGATGTGCTTCTCCTTCGGCCAAGGGCAGGGGAAGAGGCTGTAAACCCGGTCGAGCGAGCCGGGCGCGAAGATCCGTTCGAGGGCGACCCGGGCGTCCACCTTCAGGACCCGCACGTTCGAAACGCCCGCCCTTGCGGCGCGCCGGAGCGCCCGCCGCGCCGACTCCCAACCGAGTTCCACGCCGACGAAATCGCGCTCCGGGCGCTCCACCGCCCTCTCGATCAGATAGCCGCCGTTGCCGAAGCCGATCTCCAGCTCCAGGGGCGCGCCCCTCCCGAAGAGGCGCGGCCAATCGATCGGCCGCTGCTCGATCCTCCAGTCCACGTAGGGACGCAAGCTGATGTGCGCGATTCCCATCCTTTTCCTCCCACAGAGACAACGACGAGAGTAGCACGCCCTTCCGGCGCCCCCAACACGCTTCTCCCGCCGGAACGCCTTTCTTCTCGTTCTTCTTGAGCGGGCCGGCGAATCTGTTTACTTTTCTAGGCACGAAAGAAAGGAGGGTTCCCGGATGGGTCTCGACGCGGTATTGCTCTCGCGGATCCAATTCGCCCTCACCATCGGCTTCCACTATCTGTTCCCCCCCCTCACCATCGGCCTCGCCGCGCTCATGGTTTTCATGGAGGCGATGTTCCATCGCACCGGCGACCGCCTCTACGAATCGATGGCGCGCTTCTGGACCAAGATCTTCGCCGTCAACTTCGCCCTCGGAGTGGCGACGGGGATCGTGATGGAGTTCCAGTTCGGGACGAACTGGTCGGCCTACTCCCGCTTCGTGGGCGACATCTTCGGATCGCCCCTCGCCGCGGAGGGACTCTTCGCCTTCTTCCTGGAATCCACATTCCTGGGGATCCTGGTCTTCGGGTGGGACCGCGTGTCGCCGCGGATGCACCTGGTCTCCACGATCCTCGTGGCGACCGGCTCGATCCTTTCCGCCTTCTGGATCATCGTCGCCAATTCGTGGCAGCAGACTCCGGCGGGTTTCCGGATCGTCGGCGAGGGGGCGATGCGGCGCGCCGAGATCACCGACTTTTGGGCGGCCGTGTTCAACCCCTCCACGATGACCCGTTACGTCCACGTGATCCTCGGCGCCTTCATTCTGGGCGCGTTCTTCGTGGCGGGCGTGGCGGCCTGGTATCTGCTCAAGGGGCGACACGTCGCTTTCGCCAAGCGCTCGATGACGCTCGCCCTCGTTTTGGCGGCGGTCTCCTCGACGGCGCAGCTCGCCTCGGGCCATCACCAGGCGAACAACGTCGCCGAGCACCAGCCGATCAAGATGGCCGCCTACGAAGGGCACTACCGGAGCCTGCGCGGCGGGGCGCCCCTCTACCTGTTCGGCTTCCCCGACGACGACGCGATGAAGGTGAGAATGGGGATCGGCATCCCCGGCATGCTCAGCTTCCTGATCCACAACGACTGGAAGGAGCCGGTGCCGGCCCTCGATCAATTCCCGCGGGAGGACTGGCCGCCGGTGGGACTCACTTTCCAGAGCTATCACGTGATGATCGCCCTCGGGATGTACTTCATCGGTCTCTCCCTCCTCGGCCTCGTGCTTCTGCGGCGGGATCTCCTTTTCCGGACGCGCCCGCTCCTGTGGGTCTTCGTCTTCTCCGTCGCCGGTCCCTATCTGGCCAATCAATTCGGTTGGACGGGCGCCGAGGTGGGCCGGCAACCCTGGATCGTCTACGGCCTGCTCCGCACCTCGGACGGCGTGTCCCGTTCGGTCTCCGCCGGCGAGGTGCTCGCGTCGACCCTCCTCTTCTCACTGGTCTATCTGGGCCTCTTCATCCTCTGGCTCTGGTTGTTGGGCCGCAAGCTGAAGCACGGTCCCGAGCCTCTCGAGACGTCCACCGCCGTCCCCGCCGGGACACGATCGCAGGAGGCGTGACGCCATGGATCTGAACATTCTCTGGTTCAACCTGCTCGGCGTTCTCCTCGCCGGTTACGCCGTTTTGGACGGCTTCGACCTGGGCGTCGGCATCCTCCACCCGCTGGCCCGCAAGGACGCGGAGAAGCGAACCTTCATGAACGCCATCGGTCCGGTCTGGGACGGAAACGAGGTGTGGCTCATCACTTTCGGCGGCGCGCTCTTCGCCGCCTTCCCCCACGCCTACGCCACCGTCTTTTCCGGCTTCTATCTCGCCTTCATGCTTCTCCTCTTCGCGCTCATTTTCCGGGCCGTTTCGATGGAGTTCCGGAGCAAGGCGGAATCGCCGGTCTGGCGCGGTTTCTGGGACAAGATGTTCTTCGGCGGGAGCACCGTGGCGACGCTCCTTTTCGGCACCGCCGTGGGAGACTCGATCCACGGAATCCCGGTCGGCGCGGACATGGAGTACGCCGGCGGCTTCCTCGATCTGCTCCACCCCTACGCGCTCCTCGTCGGCGTGATGACCGTGGCGCTCTTCGCCATGCACGGCGCGCTCTACCTGGTCATGAAAACCGACGGGGATCTGCTCGCCCGGGTGCGACGCGCGGCGGGG
This region of Candidatus Eisenbacteria bacterium genomic DNA includes:
- a CDS encoding sodium ion-translocating decarboxylase subunit beta, with the translated sequence MDMLAQFFAANAIGTFSLGNLVMMAVGCFFLYLAVAKDYEPLLLVPIGFGMLVGNIPFVDGMRLSIYEEGSVLQILYKGVTQGWYPPLIFLGIGAMTDFSAMLSNPRLILLGAAAQAGIFITFIGSLYLGFGVREAASIGIIGGADGPTAIFLSSQLAPHLLGAIAVAAYSYMALVPVIQPPIIKLLTTKKERLIRMKPTKPVSKRTRIIFPVIAFVLTACLAPGSIPLLGMLFFGNLLKECGVTERLAKTARDPFIDVITILLGLTVGASTDARRFLTPDSVKIFALGAASFAVATAAGVLFAKLMNLVVKDKINPIIGAAGVSAVPDSARVCQMVGAKEDPTNFLIMHAMAPNVAGVIGSAVAAGVFLSVMALH
- a CDS encoding biotin/lipoyl-binding protein, with product MKLKITVHGVAYEVEVEVLDPGEGFTSLAPLPHVQTASPKAQTAPPASVPKPLKPSATPAAQAPKPGDTSTVASPIAGTVVEVKSKPGDNVKAGDALLVIEAMKMNTSIVAPGAGRIRSVEVAAGDTVREGQTLVVFE
- a CDS encoding OadG family protein; translation: MNGNLTLALVGLGIVFMVQVLITLVVSLVRRIDRGWQDREERQASAALDKQQNLDTVTVVLIAAAVATIVGGRHRIRSVRRLLSVDSPSSPWSSQGRATLQGSHVLVRRPQPPQ
- a CDS encoding acyl-CoA carboxylase subunit beta is translated as MNEDKIKKLNEMRARLYQGGGAKRIEKHHAAGKLTARERLALLYDPDTFQESYLFIKHQCMHFGMAGKEMPGEGAVTGFGVVEGRPVYAVSQDFTVAGGSVGMTHALKIQAVMDAALKTGDPFIFINDSGGARIQEGIDSLSGYGGIFYRNVLLSGVVPQISIIAGPCAGGAAYSPALTDFVIQVRGTGQMFITGPKVISEVTGEQVTAEELGGVETTSRLSGVAHFVAEDDEDAIALTRRLLSFLPSNNTEDPPFYRELHEEEVAADESLNTVVPANPREPYDMHEVIGRVVDRGDFLEVHASFAPNLLVGFARLEGRTVGVIANQPMHKAGVLDIDSSCKGSSFIRFCNAFNIPLITFVDVPGFLPGLQQEYGGIIRHGAKMLFAYSSATVPKMTVVVRKAYGGSFLAMCSKDMGADRICAWPTAEIAVMGAEGAVNILYRKEIEEAEDPRAERNRRVQEYRETFSNPYVAASRGMVDDIIEPADTRVYLAASLEVLRAKRELRPQKKHGLIPL
- a CDS encoding HAD hydrolase-like protein → MRIVLFDIDGTLLLSGGAGLRALNRAWEEIFGHPGAMNDIRPDGMTDGAIIAEMGRRRMGRPPTAEEEGLVEKLYLRYLEDELPRSEGYRLMPGVTELLKRLSGEEDLLLGLVTGNFEPASRLKLRRGALEGFFRFGGYATDSFDRMELTRIGIERGRALAGAPVPDRAVFLVGDTVHDVRCGRASGARVVAVATGSTPAETLRAEGPEHVLPDLTDTERVAGILRG
- a CDS encoding D-alanine--D-alanine ligase → MARRTIRVGVLFGGQSSEHEVSLASAHSVMRALEACDDFEVVPIGITRSGRWLVGAEAHPALIAQAKVRLGEPPPPPRDISRGAEPVALLPDGGERALLPIREGGEARPVDVIFPVLHGPKGEDGTVQGFLELAGIPYVGSGVAASAVGMDKDLMKRLFRDAGLRTAEWITVRKGRWKEDRETVLREASRIGFPCFVKPANLGSSVGIGKAKDGDGLARAIDEAALYDLKILVERAVDAREIECSVLGNDDPRASVPGEVVSNREFYDYRAKYIDGASRLLIPAPIPPETAEEVRRVSVEAFRTLDCAGMARVDFFLDRGTGELYINELNTIPGFTSISMYNKLWEASGVGYTELVVRLVQLALERYRERKDLDLSPRIGEADGEESA
- a CDS encoding DNA alkylation repair protein produces the protein MTPAAAPAPRTIAAEALARIRSLADPKRAESNQRFFKEPVPMYGLDAKTIRTITRETASRVKGAWTVRETVRFVDAMVRDPRWEARAVAYLMLERHAKDAGPELLPAVRRWLEKSCGNWAAVDTLAPSVLAPLLDRHPELIGEVTAWTDSPNLWLRRGAAVAFVPLARKGRRLNEAYRVAGRLLGDDEDLMHKAVGWLLREAGRTDRPRLEAWLRKKGPRIPRTSLRYAIEHFPETRRKALLRDTRPR
- a CDS encoding aldehyde dehydrogenase family protein, with protein sequence MLKPTYPFYLANEPMEPNHDLVVTDKYSGETAARVALADAKHIDRGIAAAVEAAAPMRRMPAYERQEVLNHCVARFRERADELAHALCVEAGKPIRDARGEVSRLIDTFRYAAEESVRVTGEVMEMEIGPRVKGYAGMWKRVPIGPCSFISPFNFPLNLVAHKVAPALAVGCPFVLKPASHTPIGALIIGEILAETSLPKGAFSVLPCRRDGANLFTEDDRLKLLSFTGSPEVGWALKAKAGKKKVVLELGGNAAVIVDQDADIDDVIDRVIVGAFYQSGQSCISVQRILVHESLYDALKDKLVAATKKLRMGDPKEEETFIGPMISLKEAERLHGWILAAKERGARVLCGGNRKGAMLEATLMEDVPKSENVCTQEAFGPLAVLSRFRGFDEALAEVNDSDFGLQAGIFTRDLFKAHKAWEELEVGGVVIGDVPSWRVDHMPYGGVKESGLGREGIRFAMEDMSEIRLLAIRGAR
- the trmB gene encoding tRNA (guanosine(46)-N7)-methyltransferase TrmB, translated to MGIAHISLRPYVDWRIEQRPIDWPRLFGRGAPLELEIGFGNGGYLIERAVERPERDFVGVELGWESARRALRRAARAGVSNVRVLKVDARVALERIFAPGSLDRVYSLFPCPWPKEKHIKHRLFSNEFLRLLNGRLAPEGEVRVVTDHHDFLDWVLEQTPGAGFEAEWQAIPPGFDTKYERKWRETGRTEFYDLTLRKREEIVVPAKEEIELRVHTLKRFDPERFAPEGVRGDVTVEFKDFLFDPVRERAMLRVYVVEETLHQGFWIEVVRRGDGWRVRPASGCGIVPTPGAQRALDAVRDSARE
- a CDS encoding cytochrome ubiquinol oxidase subunit I; its protein translation is MGLDAVLLSRIQFALTIGFHYLFPPLTIGLAALMVFMEAMFHRTGDRLYESMARFWTKIFAVNFALGVATGIVMEFQFGTNWSAYSRFVGDIFGSPLAAEGLFAFFLESTFLGILVFGWDRVSPRMHLVSTILVATGSILSAFWIIVANSWQQTPAGFRIVGEGAMRRAEITDFWAAVFNPSTMTRYVHVILGAFILGAFFVAGVAAWYLLKGRHVAFAKRSMTLALVLAAVSSTAQLASGHHQANNVAEHQPIKMAAYEGHYRSLRGGAPLYLFGFPDDDAMKVRMGIGIPGMLSFLIHNDWKEPVPALDQFPREDWPPVGLTFQSYHVMIALGMYFIGLSLLGLVLLRRDLLFRTRPLLWVFVFSVAGPYLANQFGWTGAEVGRQPWIVYGLLRTSDGVSRSVSAGEVLASTLLFSLVYLGLFILWLWLLGRKLKHGPEPLETSTAVPAGTRSQEA
- the cydB gene encoding cytochrome d ubiquinol oxidase subunit II: MDLNILWFNLLGVLLAGYAVLDGFDLGVGILHPLARKDAEKRTFMNAIGPVWDGNEVWLITFGGALFAAFPHAYATVFSGFYLAFMLLLFALIFRAVSMEFRSKAESPVWRGFWDKMFFGGSTVATLLFGTAVGDSIHGIPVGADMEYAGGFLDLLHPYALLVGVMTVALFAMHGALYLVMKTDGDLLARVRRAAGRAFTVYLVLWAATAATTLAALPAARETARTNPASFAILALGLLVLVGIPFSLRKEKPFRAFLLSSLHIATLVGLLGTHLYPNLVISSLNPEWNLTIRNAASSPQTLRNMTIIALIGVPLVLLYTVIIYRTFKGKVKLGETSY